In Carya illinoinensis cultivar Pawnee chromosome 9, C.illinoinensisPawnee_v1, whole genome shotgun sequence, the following are encoded in one genomic region:
- the LOC122277396 gene encoding DNA topoisomerase 6 subunit A produces the protein MDDKKRKRRRPEPSSDDETRLPFKNRLKPDSIILESLQDLLRTHSASSSNSKTLTLTELSLASTCREVTDLSLPSVQSAIESQILKIAHSILSGHGFSFDVPSRSAANQLYVPELDRIVLKDKTSLRPYANISTVRKSTITTRILQLIHQLCSKNIHVTKRDLFYTDVKLFQDQTHSDSVLDDVSCMLGCTRSSLNVIAAEKGVVVGRLIFSDNGDMIDCTKMGMGGKAIPPNIDRVGDMQSDALFILLVEKDAAYIRLAEDRFYNRFPCIIVTAKGQPDVATRLFLRKMKMELKLPVLALVDSDPYGLKILSVYGCGSKNMSYDSANLTTPDIKWLGIRPSDLDKYKIPEQCRLPMTEQDIKTGKDLLEEDFVKKNPGWVEELTLMVKTKQKAEIQALSTFGFQYLSEVYLPLKLQQRDWL, from the coding sequence ATGGACGACAAGAAAAGGAAACGTCGCCGACCGGAACCGAGCTCCGACGACGAAACCAGACTCCCATTCAAGAACCGCCTCAAACCCGACTCGATTATCCTCGAATCCCTCCAAGACCTCCTCAGAACTCACTCCGCTTCATCCTCTAACtctaaaaccctaaccctaaccgaACTCTCCCTGGCCTCCACATGTCGCGAGGTAACCGACCTCTCCCTCCCCTCCGTCCAATCCGCTATCGAGTCCCAAATCTTGAAGATCGCCCACTCCATCCTCTCCGGCCACGGCTTCTCCTTCGACGTGCCCTCCCGCTCCGCCGCCAATCAGCTCTACGTCCCGGAGCTCGACCGCATTGTCCTGAAAGACAAAACTTCCCTCCGCCCCTACGCTAACATCTCCACCGTCCGCAAGTCCACCATCACTACCCGTATCCTCCAGCTCATACACCAGCTCTGCTCCAAGAACATCCACGTTACCAAGCGTGACCTCTTCTACACCGACGTCAAGCTCTTTCAGGACCAGACCCACTCCGATTCCGTTCTGGACGACGTCTCTTGTATGCTCGGCTGCACTCGCTCCAGCCTCAATGTCATCGCAGCTGAGAAAGGGGTTGTTGTGGGTCGGCTGATTTTCAGCGATAATGGCGACATGATCGATTGCACGAAAATGGGAATGGGCGGAAAGGCCATTCCCCCCAACATTGACAGAGTTGGGGATATGCAGAGCGATGCATTGTTTATACTCCTGGTTGAGAAGGATGCGGCATATATTCGATTGGCCGAGGATCGGTTCTATAACCGGTTTCCATGTATAATTGTGACGGCAAAGGGGCAGCCGGACGTTGCTACTCGGTTGTtcttgaggaagatgaagatggaatTGAAGCTCCCCGTGCTTGCACTGGTGGATAGCGATCCTTACGGGTTGAAGATTTTGTCCGTTTACGGATGCGGCTCCAAGAACATGTCGTACGATAGTGCTAATTTGACGACCCCTGATATAAAGTGGTTGGGGATTAGGCCGAGTGATTTGGATAAGTATAAGATACCAGAGCAGTGTAGGTTGCCAATGACGGAGCAGGATATTAAGACCGGAAAGGATCTGTTGGAGGAAGATTTTGTGAAGAAGAATCCCGGATGGGTTGAGGAGCTGACTTTGATGGTGAAGACGAAGCAGAAAGCGGAAATTCAGGCTTTAAGCACGTTTGGTTTTCAGTACTTGTCTGAGGTCTATTTGCCACTCAAGCTGCAGCAGAGGGACTGGCTATGA